In Thunnus thynnus chromosome 4, fThuThy2.1, whole genome shotgun sequence, a genomic segment contains:
- the LOC137182152 gene encoding casein kinase II subunit alpha → MSGPVPSRARVYTEVNTHRPREYWDYESHVVEWGNQDDFQLVRKLGRGKYSEVFEAINITNNEKVVVKILKPVKKKKIKREIKILENLRGGPNIISLIDIVKDPVSRTPALVFEHVNNTDFKQLYQTLTDYDIRFYMYEILKALDYCHSMGIMHRDVKPHNVMIDHEHRKLRLIDWGLAEFYHPGQEYNVRVASRYFKGPELLVDYQMYDYSLDMWSLGCMLASMIFRKEPFFHGHDNYDQLVRIAKVLGTEDLYDYIDKYNIELEPRFNDILGRHSRKRWERFVHSENQHLVSPEALDFLDKLLRYDHQARLTAREAMDHPYFFPIVKDQSRVAGSANLPSGNTAVSTASMITGISALPASTALGPLTGSPVLSAATNVLSTPVPAAAGAPQ, encoded by the exons ATGTCAGGACCCGTGCCGAGCCGGGCCCGAGTGTACACCGAGGTCAACACTCACCGGCCAAGGGAGTACTGGGACTATGAGTCCCACGTGGTGGAATGGGG AAACCAGGATGATTTTCAGTTGGTGCGGAAGCTGGGCCGTGGCAAGTACAGTGAAGTCTTTGAGGCTATCAACATCACCAATAATGAGAAGGTGGTGGTGAAGATACTGAAG CCcgtgaagaaaaagaaaatcaagcGTGAGATCAAGATTTTGGAGAATCTACGTGGAGGTCCTAACATCATCTCCCTCATCGATATTGTGAAAGACCCTGTA tctCGGACACCCGCCTTGGTCTTTGAACATGTTAACAACACAGACTTCAAG cAACTGTACCAGACCCTGACAGACTATGACATCCGATTCTACATGTACGAGATCCTCAAG gctcTAGACTACTGCCACAGCATGGGAATCATGCATAGAGATGTGAAGCCTCATAACGTGATGATTGATCATGAACACCGCAAG TTACGCCTTATTGACTGGGGTCTGGCAGAGTTTTACCACCCAGGACAGGAGTACAACGTCAGAGTGGCCTCCCgctactttaaaggaccagaGCTGCTGGTGGACTATCAG ATGTATGACTACAGTCTTGACATGTGGAGCTTGGGCTGTATGCTGGCAAGCATGATCTTCAGGAAGGAGCCCTTCTTCCATGGCCATGACAACTATGACCAG TTGGTGAGAATAGCCAAGGTTTTGGGGACAGAAGACCTCTATGACTACATCGACAAATACAACATTGAGCTGGAACCTCGCTTCAACGACATTCTGGGAAG GCATTCTCGTAAGAGGTGGGAGCGCTTCGTCCACAGTGAGAACCAGCACCTGGTCAGCCCCGAGGCTCTGGATTTCCTGGACAAGCTGCTGCGCTATGATCACCAGGCCCGGCTGACTGCCCGCGAGGCCATGGATCACCCTTACTTCT TTCCCATCGTGAAGGATCAGTCTCGTGTGGCCGGTTCAGCTAACCTGCCCAGTGGGAACACAGCTGTTAGCACAGCCAGCATGATCACTG GTATCTCTGCCTTGCCAGCCTCCACTGCCCTGGGCCCGCTCACTGGCTCGCCAGTCCTGTCTGCTGCCACCAATGTCCTGAGCACCCCGGTGCCCGCTGCTGCTGGTGCCCCGCAGTGa
- the slc2a10 gene encoding solute carrier family 2, facilitated glucose transporter member 10, producing MGCSILLLASVVSTLGGLVFGYELGIISGALLQLKAEFRLSCMQQEALVSSLLIGALLASVVGGSFIDRHGRRNSILLSNVLILIGSLVLLISSYPALVVGRITVGFAMCLSSMSCCIFVSEMVTPDRRGFLVTLYEAGITVGILTAYAMNYILSDSKRGWRQMFGLAVVPTLIQLSSIWFLPSSTEDSVSHDCSQAERDLMCTIENQEANDSKVSSSKEHKKVQYNSMYLFQHKDNMRTRTVIGLGLVLFQQFTGQPSLLFYASTIFHSVGFQSNASAVLASVGLGLVKVIATLTSMVFSDRVGRRPLLISGCSVMALCLITIGLLSGHSLMNAKRPCNSEDVVTNRTALPHLNVANLSVFDAPLVENHRLFINSTQEGGEVLDIVRQKPLEPALGSSPNDHATFVNWIILMCMMAVVSAYSVGFGPMTWLLLSEIFPAAVRGRAFAFTNCFNWAANLLVTFTFLNVIDAIGLSGTFLLYGMAAVAAGVFFYFMLPETKGKTLEEIDRELRLNRFYHSVECCGVISRRNTSPQYQRVHCQVSTSG from the exons ATGG GTTGCTCCATCCTCCTGTTGGCCAGTGTGGTGTCCACTCTGGGCGGTCTGGTCTTTGGTTATGAGCTGGGCATCATCTCAGGTGCCTTGTTGCAGCTCAAGGCTGAGTTCAGGCTCTCGTGCATGCAGCAGGAGGCTCTGGTCAGCTCTTTGTTGATTGGAGCCCTGCTGGCCTCTGTGGTGGGAGGCAGCTTCATCGACCGTCATGGCCGCCGAAATTCCATCCTCCTCAGTAATGTCCTGATCCTGATTGGCAGCCTGGTCCTGCTCATCAGCTCCTACCCAGCACTAGTGGTTGGCAGGATCACAGTGGGCTTCGCAATGTGTTTATCCTCCATGTCCTGCTGCATCTTTGTCTCTGAGATGGTCACCCCCGACCGCAGGGGCTTCCTGGTAACACTGTATGAAGCTGGGATCACTGTGGGCATCCTGACAGCCTATGCCATGAACTATATCCTGTCTGACTCCAAGAGAGGGTGGAGGCAGATGTTTGGATTAGCTGTAGTACCAACACTGATTCAGCTTTCCTCTATATGGTTTCTTCCATCCAGCACTGAGGACTCTGTAAGCCATGACTGCTCTCAGGCCGAAAGAGACCTCATGTGCACCATTGAAAACCAAGAAGCAAATGACTCAAAAGTCAGCTCCAGCAAGGAACACAAGAAGGTGCAATACAACAGCATGTACCTTTTCCAGCATAAAGACAACATGAGGACTCGGACTGTCATTGGTCTGGGACTGGTGCTCTTTCAGCAGTTCACAGGCCAGCCGAGTCTTCTCTTCTACGCCTCCACCATCTTTCACTCAGTGGGGTTTCAGAGCAACGCCTCGGCAGTGCTGGCGTCTGTGGGCTTAGGGTTGGTCAAAGTGATCGCTACTTTGACCTCCATGGTGTTTTCAGACAGAGTGGGTAGGAGGCCTTTGCTAATCAGCGGATGCTCCGTCATGGCACTGTGTCTGATAACCATTGGACTTCTCAGTGGACATTCGTTGATGAATGCTAAGAGGCCTTGTAATTCTGAGGATGTTGTCACTAACAGAACAGCTCTCCCTCATTTAAATGTTGCTAATCTGTCAGTTTTTGATGCACCTCTTGTTGAGAACCACAGACTCTTCATTAACAGCACACAAGAGGGAGGTGAAGTTCTTGATATAGTTAGACAGAAGCCACTGGAACCTGCTCTAGGATCATCTCCAAACGACCATGCAACATTTGTGAACTGGATCATTCTCATGTGTATGATGGCTGTTGTGAGCGCATACTCCGTTGGATTTGGACCAA TGACCTGGCTTCTCCTCAGTGAGATATTTCCAGCTGCTGTCAGGGGAAGGGCATTCGCCTTCACCAACTGCTTCAACTGGGCTGCCAACCTTTTGGTCACATTCACTTTCTTGAATGTTATCG ATGCAATTGGTCTGTCAGGGACATTTCTTTTGTATGGGATGGCTGCCGTGGCAGCTGGAGTTTTCTTCTACTTCATGCTGCCAGAGACCAAAGGCAAGACTCTGGAGGAGATTGACAGAGAGCTGCGTTTAAACAG GTTTTACCACAGTGTGGAGTGCTGTGGTGTCATCAGCCGGAGAAACACTTCCCCTCAGTACCAGAGAGTGCACTGTCAGGTTAGCACCTCAGGGTGA
- the tp53rk gene encoding EKC/KEOPS complex subunit TP53RK, producing MAKASSMALPEFLGKAELLKQGAEARVYRAEFLGKPTIVKERFQKHYRHPVLDEKLTHRRTVQEVRSILRCRRAGISAPVVYFVDYTSHCIFLEEIMGSLTVRDHIISTQKSDSCPELELERLAQRVGQILAKMHDEDVIHGDLTTSNMLLRRSPEDGESDLILIDFGLSYISALPEDKGVDLYVLEKAFLSTHPNTEALFEKLLKSYAAASKKSSAVIKKLDEVRLRGRKRSMVG from the exons ATGGCCAAAGCGAGCAGCATGGCGCTCCCGGAGTTCCTCGGTAAAGCAGAGTTATTAAAGCAAGGAGCAGAAGCCCGGGTATACCGGGCAGAGTTTCTGGGTAAGCCGACTATTGTGAAAGAAAGGTTCCAGAAACACTACAGACATCCGGTGTTGGACGAAAAGCTGACACATCGCAGGACGGTGCAGGAGGTCCGCTCCATTCTGCGCTGCCGGAGAGCAG gcATATCTGCCCCTGTAGTCTACTTTGTAGACTACACCTCCCATTGCATTTTCCTGGAGGAAATCATGGGTTCCTTGACTGTGCGTGACCACATCATTTCCACCCAGAAGTCTGATTCCTGTCctgagctggagctggagcgCCTGGCTCAGAGGGTGGGTCAGATCCTGGCCAAAATGCATGACGAGGACGTCATCCACGGAGATCTGACCACCTCCAACATGCTGCTGAGGCGCAGCCCAGAGGATGGAGAGTCTGACCTCATTCTCATCGACTTTGGCCTGAGTTACATCTCGGCTCTGCCGGAGGATAAGGGAGTAGACTTATATGTGCTGGAGAAGGCTTTCCTCAGTACACACCCCAACACAGAGGCGCTGTTTGAGAAGCTGTTGAAGAGCTATGCAGCAGCATCCAAGAAGTCATCAGCTGTCATTAAAAAGCTTGACGAGGTTCGGttgagagggaggaagaggtcCATGGTGGGATGA